One window of the Pseudarthrobacter sp. ATCC 49987 genome contains the following:
- a CDS encoding LysE family transporter, protein MQPSLWLALAGAGVLISFTPGAGAINTMSNSLNSGFRRSIWGILGQQAALVVHIVIVALGVGVLVASSPVAFNVIRYAGAAYLVYLGIQQFRHKPDLDQEKAAALRNEPAFSMFRRGLWVNLLNPKAIVFFLAFMPQFIRPENPLLPQYLTLSATVIVIDVLVMWFFFAAAAKTFQRFTHDARGQRTLNRTFGVLFMAVGVMLALIH, encoded by the coding sequence GTGCAACCCTCCCTTTGGCTGGCCCTGGCGGGCGCCGGTGTCCTGATCAGCTTTACGCCCGGTGCGGGCGCCATCAACACCATGAGCAATTCCCTGAACTCCGGCTTCCGGCGTTCCATCTGGGGGATCCTTGGGCAGCAGGCCGCGCTGGTGGTGCACATCGTGATCGTGGCCCTCGGCGTCGGGGTGCTGGTGGCCAGCTCTCCGGTCGCCTTCAACGTGATCCGCTACGCGGGCGCCGCCTACCTCGTCTATCTGGGCATCCAGCAGTTCCGGCACAAACCCGATCTGGACCAGGAAAAGGCCGCCGCGCTGCGGAACGAGCCGGCATTTTCCATGTTCCGCCGCGGCCTGTGGGTCAACCTGCTGAACCCCAAGGCGATCGTGTTCTTCCTCGCCTTTATGCCTCAGTTCATCCGCCCGGAGAACCCGCTCCTGCCGCAGTACCTGACCCTGTCAGCCACCGTGATCGTGATCGACGTCCTAGTGATGTGGTTCTTCTTCGCCGCCGCGGCCAAGACCTTCCAGCGCTTTACCCACGATGCCCGCGGCCAGCGCACCCTCAACCGGACGTTCGGCGTGCTGTTCATGGCCGTCGGCGTCATGCTGGCCCTCATTCACTGA
- a CDS encoding PKD domain-containing protein: MDRIVGTMLAGAVVLATSSCALPGAGPPPVSATQATAAAAATPRTAGTLFAANPGSTAGPAAVPLPEARFANPDYYAMPGQTITFDVSASLPRGVSIAQYEWDFDGDGAIDQVGPLPVAPHRYAAAFEGKATVRITHATGGLSTASTGVHIGRGPRDGLPAAPINVSVVVTAHSGGISTVQISWEPGGPEPYRWGLTVDGFPAGIVEGHTRTATMTDVHRLKDVKIGVVGFTENQGMGASAGVTLPALPD, from the coding sequence ATGGACCGGATTGTCGGAACGATGCTTGCGGGAGCTGTCGTCCTGGCCACCTCGTCCTGCGCGTTGCCAGGGGCCGGACCGCCGCCAGTATCCGCCACCCAGGCCACAGCCGCAGCGGCCGCCACGCCCCGGACTGCCGGCACCCTATTTGCGGCGAATCCCGGGAGCACCGCGGGCCCGGCGGCCGTGCCGCTGCCCGAGGCGCGGTTCGCCAATCCCGACTACTACGCCATGCCCGGACAAACGATCACCTTCGACGTCTCGGCGTCGCTGCCCCGCGGCGTCAGCATCGCTCAGTACGAATGGGACTTCGACGGCGACGGTGCCATCGATCAGGTGGGGCCGCTCCCCGTGGCTCCCCACAGGTACGCCGCCGCGTTCGAGGGTAAGGCGACGGTGCGGATTACCCATGCCACGGGAGGCTTGTCGACGGCATCGACCGGGGTCCACATCGGCCGGGGGCCGCGGGACGGACTCCCCGCCGCGCCCATCAACGTGAGCGTGGTGGTGACCGCCCACTCGGGCGGCATCAGCACCGTCCAAATATCGTGGGAGCCGGGCGGGCCGGAGCCCTACCGCTGGGGTCTGACCGTTGACGGTTTTCCGGCCGGGATTGTGGAGGGCCACACACGCACCGCGACCATGACGGACGTCCACCGGCTCAAGGACGTGAAGATCGGCGTCGTCGGGTTCACTGAGAACCAAGGCATGGGGGCCTCCGCCGGCGTGACGCTTCCCGCGCTGCCGGATTAG
- a CDS encoding methyltransferase domain-containing protein produces MSAQQPEDVYSHGHHESVVRAHASRTAENSAAFVIPHLTPGVSVLDVGCGPGSITCDFAGLVSPGKVTGLDRSPEVIGQAAALAAERGVQNVEFVAGNIYDLDFEDETFDVVHAHQLLQHLTDPVAALREMRRVAKPGGIVAVRDADFHGMSWYPAVPELDEWMELYQRIARRNGAEPDAGRRLVSWAQSAGFTDVAPSSSNWLYATGQQRRWQARVWGERVLHSAFADQALEYGFANAADLARISAGWHRWGSTDDGWFLIPNGEVIARA; encoded by the coding sequence ATGAGTGCGCAGCAGCCTGAAGATGTGTACAGCCACGGCCACCACGAGTCTGTGGTCCGCGCCCACGCCTCCCGGACGGCGGAGAACTCCGCGGCGTTTGTGATCCCGCACCTGACCCCGGGGGTTTCGGTGCTCGACGTCGGCTGCGGGCCGGGCAGCATCACGTGCGATTTCGCCGGGCTCGTCTCCCCCGGGAAGGTCACCGGGCTGGACCGCTCGCCCGAGGTGATCGGCCAGGCGGCCGCCCTCGCGGCCGAGCGGGGCGTGCAGAACGTCGAGTTCGTCGCCGGCAACATCTACGACCTCGACTTCGAGGACGAGACATTCGACGTCGTGCACGCCCACCAGCTCCTGCAGCATCTCACGGACCCTGTTGCGGCCCTGCGGGAAATGCGCCGCGTCGCCAAGCCCGGCGGGATCGTGGCGGTGCGCGACGCAGATTTCCACGGCATGAGTTGGTACCCGGCCGTCCCCGAGCTGGATGAATGGATGGAGCTCTACCAGCGGATCGCACGCCGGAACGGCGCCGAGCCCGACGCCGGCCGACGCCTGGTTTCCTGGGCCCAGTCCGCCGGGTTCACCGACGTCGCACCCTCCAGCAGCAACTGGCTCTACGCGACCGGCCAGCAGCGCCGCTGGCAGGCCCGGGTGTGGGGCGAACGCGTGCTGCACTCGGCCTTTGCGGACCAGGCTCTCGAATACGGCTTCGCCAACGCCGCCGACCTTGCCCGGATTTCGGCCGGCTGGCACCGCTGGGGTTCCACGGACGACGGCTGGTTCCTGATCCCCAACGGCGAGGTGATCGCCCGGGCGTGA
- a CDS encoding APC family permease: MNTNSSKQSGLGLFRATGIYVGAILGSGILVLPAIAAKEAGPASLLAWTLLLVFCTPVSFSFAEMSRQQPDAGGIAHFVTRAYGRRAAVVAGYLFYFAIPFGAPATAVIGGNYIAHALGGGRGTALVAAALLLAAAFASNAVGIRMSSGIQLVLMVLLVGLLALAVALAAPFGRAGNFEPFAPHGYWAVGGAASLLFFCFAGWEAVTHIAGEFRHPERDLKRATWLTLIVVGVVYLGVVSASVAVLGPALPGSEVPIAELLEKGLGGFAAPLTAAAAVLTFGPVNTFVAGASRLGASLASDGVLPRALARGAGPGEVPTASLGLLGVMTLLSFGAAAAGLVDLQLQIGAASACFTAVTAFGLLAGIRLLPTRTPAWLGVIVAAAVMLAVLLFSGWALVVPLGLAVAAILAGRPGARVWQLGRAKTPTSAGRREPVPAAARPPARP; encoded by the coding sequence GTGAACACCAACAGCAGCAAGCAGTCAGGGCTCGGCCTGTTCCGGGCCACCGGCATCTACGTCGGGGCGATCCTGGGCTCGGGCATCCTGGTCCTCCCGGCCATCGCTGCCAAGGAGGCAGGGCCAGCGTCGCTCCTGGCCTGGACCCTGCTGCTGGTGTTCTGCACCCCCGTGTCCTTCAGTTTCGCTGAGATGAGCCGCCAGCAGCCCGACGCAGGCGGAATCGCCCACTTTGTCACGCGCGCCTACGGACGCCGTGCCGCGGTCGTGGCCGGCTACCTCTTCTACTTCGCCATTCCCTTCGGTGCCCCGGCGACAGCCGTGATCGGCGGCAACTACATCGCCCACGCGCTGGGCGGCGGGCGCGGGACGGCGTTGGTGGCCGCCGCACTGCTGCTGGCCGCCGCTTTCGCGAGCAACGCCGTCGGGATCCGGATGTCCAGCGGCATCCAGCTGGTACTGATGGTATTGCTCGTCGGACTGCTGGCACTGGCCGTCGCCCTGGCTGCACCGTTTGGACGGGCGGGGAACTTCGAGCCGTTCGCGCCGCACGGCTACTGGGCCGTGGGCGGCGCGGCCAGCCTGCTCTTTTTCTGCTTCGCCGGCTGGGAGGCGGTCACGCATATCGCCGGGGAGTTCCGCCACCCGGAACGTGACCTCAAACGGGCCACCTGGCTCACCCTGATTGTGGTCGGTGTGGTCTACCTCGGCGTCGTCTCGGCGTCGGTCGCTGTGCTGGGCCCCGCACTTCCGGGCAGCGAGGTGCCGATCGCGGAGCTGCTCGAAAAGGGACTGGGCGGATTCGCTGCGCCGCTGACCGCCGCCGCCGCGGTGCTGACCTTCGGTCCGGTCAACACCTTTGTCGCCGGCGCCAGCAGGCTGGGGGCGAGCCTGGCGTCCGACGGCGTTTTGCCGCGGGCCCTCGCGCGGGGCGCCGGTCCGGGGGAGGTGCCCACGGCCAGCCTGGGATTGCTGGGCGTGATGACGTTGCTGTCCTTCGGGGCGGCGGCAGCCGGGCTGGTCGACTTGCAGCTCCAGATCGGGGCGGCGTCGGCCTGTTTCACCGCAGTGACGGCGTTTGGCCTGCTCGCCGGGATCCGTTTGCTGCCCACCCGGACGCCGGCCTGGCTCGGAGTCATAGTGGCTGCTGCTGTGATGCTGGCCGTGCTGCTCTTCAGCGGATGGGCACTCGTGGTCCCGCTCGGGCTGGCCGTGGCCGCCATCTTGGCTGGCCGGCCGGGCGCACGGGTATGGCAGTTGGGACGCGCGAAAACGCCAACTAGTGCCGGTCGGCGGGAGCCGGTGCCGGCTGCTGCGCGGCCTCCTGCCCGGCCCTGA
- a CDS encoding MarR family winged helix-turn-helix transcriptional regulator: protein MTVDPPGRPESSGPPSGPPPLVRLLQEFSLEANRYVDSAGGRNDMHRTDLNALAVIMQHTARNQIVTPGVLRKELHLSSPATTALIDRLHSSGHVIREREGPDRRQVQLRMTPKAYRDGGAMFQPLARHMAAAMAEFTPEELDIATRFMSSMIEATVRAGQEAAQQPAPAPADRH from the coding sequence GTGACAGTTGATCCGCCGGGACGCCCCGAATCTTCCGGACCGCCTTCCGGACCGCCGCCGTTGGTCCGCTTGCTTCAGGAATTCAGCCTCGAGGCCAACCGCTACGTGGATTCCGCCGGCGGCCGCAACGACATGCACCGGACGGACCTCAATGCCCTGGCCGTGATCATGCAGCACACCGCGAGGAACCAGATCGTCACGCCGGGCGTGCTCCGCAAGGAACTCCACCTGAGCTCACCCGCCACCACGGCACTGATCGACCGGCTGCACAGCTCCGGCCACGTGATTCGCGAGCGGGAGGGCCCGGACCGCCGCCAGGTCCAGCTCCGCATGACCCCCAAGGCCTACCGCGACGGCGGCGCCATGTTCCAGCCGCTGGCCCGGCACATGGCGGCCGCGATGGCCGAATTCACTCCGGAGGAACTGGACATCGCGACGCGGTTCATGTCCTCGATGATCGAGGCGACGGTCAGGGCCGGGCAGGAGGCCGCGCAGCAGCCGGCACCGGCTCCCGCCGACCGGCACTAG
- a CDS encoding MMPL family transporter, whose translation MNKTPHGSARVPFWLRWLIPVLLVVTWLAIAGIGGPTFGRLSEVSSNDQASFLPTGAEATEVRDWQAKFRDTNEVPAVIVIESDSAFTPAQLGEVAALKGKLEALGAGSTVVGPIPSEDAKAVQFVVPIESAGEVKEVVKELRAEVQASAPAGMQTFVTGPAGLAADLVSAFAGIDGILLLVALAAVFLILLIVYRSLLLPIAVLFTSVFALCAAILLVFGMAKLGWIQLNGQSQGILSILVIGAATDYALLYVARFREALTHTTNRTAAALTAWKAAWEPILASGATVIIALLCLLLSDLNSNKALGPVAAAGILCSLFAALTLLPALMALLGRAAFWPFRPKLLPETEREPELVTGLEGQKGLWRATGSLVSRRPRTVWVASVLLLLMASAGVLQLKANGVPQTDVILTASNAVDGQDALARHFDAGSGSPAVIVADEAKAQDVLAKTKATDGVGAAYLLAEGSVPIVPGAPAAPGAPASPTAPAVRDGKVLINATLDFAADSNEAENVVVALRQELKKIDDGALVGGVTATALDTNTTAQRDLVTIIPVVLAVILVILMLLLRSVLAPVLLVASVVLSYAAAMGVSAFVFNNIFGFPGADATVPLFGFVFLVALGVDYNIFLMSRVREESIKHGTRPGILRGLGVTGGVITSAGVVLAATFAALGVIPIMFLVQLAFIVAFGVLLDTVLVRSLLVPALAYDISPRIWWPSKLGRAQMDATERVRPAAPEAESAEAGIR comes from the coding sequence ATGAACAAGACACCACACGGCAGTGCCCGCGTCCCTTTCTGGCTGCGCTGGCTGATTCCCGTCCTGCTCGTCGTCACCTGGCTGGCCATCGCCGGGATCGGCGGGCCCACTTTTGGCCGGCTGAGCGAGGTCTCCTCCAATGACCAGGCGTCCTTCCTGCCGACGGGAGCCGAGGCCACGGAGGTCCGGGACTGGCAGGCCAAGTTCCGGGACACCAATGAGGTCCCAGCCGTCATTGTCATAGAGAGCGACTCGGCCTTCACCCCGGCCCAGCTCGGCGAGGTGGCAGCCCTCAAGGGCAAGCTGGAGGCGCTGGGCGCCGGCAGCACCGTCGTCGGCCCCATCCCGTCCGAGGATGCCAAGGCCGTGCAGTTTGTAGTCCCGATCGAATCGGCCGGCGAAGTGAAGGAAGTCGTCAAGGAACTCCGCGCGGAGGTGCAGGCATCCGCTCCGGCGGGAATGCAGACCTTCGTAACCGGTCCGGCCGGGCTTGCCGCGGACCTCGTCAGCGCCTTCGCGGGCATCGACGGCATCCTGCTGCTGGTGGCCCTTGCCGCGGTTTTCCTGATCCTGCTGATCGTCTACCGCTCGCTGCTGCTGCCGATCGCCGTGCTGTTCACCTCGGTCTTCGCGCTCTGCGCCGCCATCCTGCTGGTTTTCGGGATGGCCAAGCTCGGCTGGATCCAGCTCAACGGCCAGAGCCAGGGCATCCTGTCCATCCTGGTGATCGGTGCCGCCACTGACTACGCGCTGCTCTATGTGGCGCGGTTCCGTGAGGCGCTGACGCACACGACCAACCGGACGGCCGCCGCGCTCACCGCGTGGAAGGCGGCCTGGGAGCCTATCCTGGCCTCCGGCGCCACCGTCATCATCGCGCTGCTGTGCCTGCTCTTGTCCGACCTCAACTCGAACAAGGCACTCGGCCCCGTGGCGGCCGCAGGCATCCTGTGTTCCCTCTTCGCGGCCCTGACCCTGCTGCCAGCGCTGATGGCGCTGCTGGGCCGCGCCGCGTTCTGGCCGTTCCGCCCCAAGCTGCTCCCGGAGACTGAGCGCGAGCCCGAACTCGTCACCGGCCTCGAGGGCCAGAAGGGCTTGTGGCGCGCCACCGGGTCCCTCGTGTCCCGCCGGCCGCGGACTGTCTGGGTCGCCTCCGTGCTGCTGCTCCTGATGGCCTCCGCCGGCGTGCTCCAGCTCAAGGCAAACGGCGTCCCGCAGACCGACGTGATCCTCACCGCCTCCAACGCCGTCGACGGCCAGGACGCCCTGGCCCGTCACTTCGACGCGGGCTCCGGCAGTCCTGCCGTGATCGTCGCTGACGAGGCGAAGGCGCAGGACGTGCTGGCCAAGACCAAAGCGACCGACGGCGTCGGGGCCGCCTACCTGCTGGCCGAAGGCAGCGTTCCGATCGTCCCCGGCGCTCCGGCCGCACCCGGCGCCCCGGCTTCTCCCACGGCTCCTGCGGTGAGGGACGGCAAGGTCCTGATCAACGCGACGCTGGACTTCGCCGCGGACTCCAACGAGGCTGAAAACGTCGTGGTGGCCCTCCGCCAGGAACTGAAGAAAATCGACGACGGCGCCCTGGTCGGCGGAGTGACGGCGACGGCCCTGGACACGAACACCACTGCCCAGCGTGACCTCGTCACCATCATCCCTGTGGTCCTCGCGGTGATCCTGGTGATCCTGATGCTGCTGCTGCGCTCCGTGCTGGCGCCGGTGCTGCTGGTTGCCTCGGTGGTGCTGTCCTACGCCGCCGCCATGGGAGTCTCCGCCTTCGTGTTCAACAACATCTTTGGATTCCCGGGAGCCGATGCCACCGTCCCGCTCTTTGGCTTCGTCTTCCTTGTGGCGCTGGGGGTGGACTACAACATCTTCCTCATGAGCCGGGTCCGGGAGGAGTCCATTAAGCACGGCACCCGGCCCGGCATCCTGCGCGGCCTGGGCGTCACGGGCGGCGTGATCACCTCCGCCGGGGTGGTCCTCGCGGCCACGTTTGCCGCCCTGGGCGTTATCCCCATCATGTTCCTCGTGCAGCTGGCCTTCATTGTGGCCTTCGGCGTGTTGCTGGATACCGTCCTGGTCCGGTCGCTGCTGGTTCCGGCCCTGGCCTACGACATCAGCCCGCGGATCTGGTGGCCGAGCAAGTTGGGGCGCGCGCAGATGGATGCAACCGAGCGTGTCCGCCCGGCCGCCCCGGAGGCGGAATCCGCGGAGGCGGGAATCCGCTAG
- a CDS encoding NAD-dependent epimerase/dehydratase family protein, producing the protein MFVVTGAGPVGWTVAEQLAAAGHRVRVLTRSGTGPDNPLIEKTAVDVSDLARLGELFRGAKAVFHCIHGSQYSAKVWAEELPGAEEVVLAAAGEAGAVVVFPESLYSYSEPERPMTEKGPREARGGKRGIRTALLAARAASATDTVSVVASDFFGPRVRGAHAGERMVKPVLAEKPLMVIGNAGLPHSFTYVPDLAAAMIRAAQDPALWNRVWHAPTGPALSQRKIAAAFAAAAGVRAPRVAAVRGWVLRTVGMFSAGTRELAETLYQFERPFVMDSNASEAALGLQPTPLKEAAAATVAWWRDQEQ; encoded by the coding sequence CTGTTTGTCGTCACGGGCGCCGGCCCCGTCGGCTGGACGGTGGCCGAACAGCTCGCCGCAGCGGGCCACCGGGTGCGGGTGCTCACCCGCTCCGGCACCGGACCGGACAACCCGCTGATCGAAAAGACGGCCGTCGATGTGTCCGACCTTGCGCGGCTCGGCGAGCTGTTCCGGGGCGCCAAAGCCGTGTTCCACTGCATCCACGGATCGCAGTACAGCGCAAAGGTCTGGGCGGAGGAACTGCCCGGCGCCGAGGAGGTGGTGCTTGCCGCGGCGGGCGAGGCCGGCGCCGTCGTCGTGTTTCCGGAAAGCCTGTACTCCTACAGCGAGCCGGAACGGCCGATGACCGAGAAGGGCCCGCGGGAGGCCCGCGGCGGCAAACGGGGTATCCGCACCGCCCTGCTCGCGGCCCGTGCGGCGTCCGCAACGGACACCGTGAGTGTGGTGGCGAGCGATTTCTTCGGTCCCAGGGTCCGCGGCGCGCATGCCGGCGAGCGCATGGTGAAGCCGGTCCTGGCGGAAAAGCCCCTGATGGTAATTGGCAACGCTGGGCTGCCGCATTCCTTCACCTATGTGCCGGACCTGGCCGCCGCCATGATCAGGGCAGCTCAGGATCCTGCGCTGTGGAACCGGGTGTGGCACGCACCGACCGGCCCCGCGCTCAGCCAGCGGAAGATTGCTGCAGCGTTCGCCGCCGCTGCCGGCGTCCGGGCGCCGCGGGTGGCCGCCGTCCGCGGGTGGGTGCTGCGGACGGTGGGCATGTTCTCCGCCGGAACGCGGGAACTGGCCGAAACCCTGTACCAGTTCGAACGCCCCTTCGTGATGGACTCGAACGCCAGCGAAGCGGCCCTGGGGCTGCAGCCCACGCCGCTCAAGGAAGCAGCCGCCGCCACCGTTGCCTGGTGGAGGGACCAGGAACAGTGA
- a CDS encoding TetR/AcrR family transcriptional regulator has translation MPQTTDLAVKPPTPRERARARTIEDIVRLGREHLAVHGAAALSLRAVARDLGVVSSAVYRYVENREELLTLLLIDAYNELGDEVDTAVAALPVTDFAGRFSALGSAVRRWALREPARYGLLFGSPVPGYQAPVERTTAPGTRVIYALMALLDGAYRAGRLAAPDGQTVVVPALSADLERIRSGMGLAVPDGLLARGALVWTSLFGAISFEVFGQYGADTFSAPDELFAHHLTVLADLAGLEQPATQAGRQAADHPE, from the coding sequence ATGCCGCAGACCACTGACCTGGCCGTGAAGCCTCCCACTCCCCGCGAGCGTGCCCGGGCACGGACCATCGAGGACATTGTGCGCCTCGGCCGGGAGCATCTGGCAGTGCACGGGGCTGCCGCGCTCTCCCTTCGCGCCGTGGCGCGGGATCTCGGCGTGGTCTCCTCGGCGGTCTACCGGTACGTGGAGAACCGCGAAGAGCTGCTGACCCTGCTGCTCATCGACGCGTACAACGAACTCGGAGACGAAGTCGACACCGCCGTCGCTGCCCTGCCCGTGACCGACTTTGCCGGGCGGTTCAGCGCACTGGGGTCCGCTGTGCGGCGCTGGGCGCTGCGCGAACCGGCCCGCTATGGGCTCCTCTTCGGCAGCCCTGTGCCCGGATACCAGGCGCCGGTCGAGCGGACCACGGCGCCGGGTACCCGGGTGATCTACGCCCTGATGGCGCTCCTGGACGGCGCCTACCGGGCCGGGCGGCTGGCCGCGCCTGACGGTCAGACCGTCGTCGTCCCCGCACTTTCCGCCGACCTGGAGCGGATCCGCAGCGGGATGGGACTCGCGGTGCCCGACGGGCTGCTGGCGCGCGGTGCCCTCGTCTGGACGTCCCTGTTCGGAGCCATCAGCTTCGAGGTTTTTGGCCAGTACGGCGCGGACACCTTTAGCGCCCCGGATGAACTCTTCGCCCACCATCTGACCGTGCTGGCGGACCTCGCAGGCCTTGAGCAGCCAGCGACCCAGGCCGGCCGGCAAGCCGCCGATCACCCGGAATAG